In Populus alba chromosome 1, ASM523922v2, whole genome shotgun sequence, a single window of DNA contains:
- the LOC118061530 gene encoding vesicle-associated membrane protein 722, translated as MGQQTLIYSFVARGTVILAEYTEFKGNFTGIAAQCLEKLPASNNKFTYNCDGHTFNYLVENGFTYCVVAVESAGRQIPIAFLERVKEDFNKRYSGGKAATAVAKSLNGEFGSKLKGHMQYCVDHPEEISKLAKVKAQVSEVKGVMMENIEKVLDRGDKIELLVDKTENLRSQAQDFRQQGTKMRRKMWLQNMKIKLIVLGIIIALILIIVLSICHGFNC; from the exons ATGGGGCAACAAACGTTGATCTATAGCTTCGTGGCAAGAGGAACGGTGATTCTTGCGGAGTACACGGAGTTTAAAGGGAATTTCACAGGCATCGCTGCACAATGTCTTGAAAAACTTCCCGCTTCTAATAATAAGTTTACTTATAATTGCGATGGCCATACCTTCAATTACCTCGTTGAAAACGGATTCA CTTACTGCGTGGTTGCAGTTGAATCTGCTGGCAGACAAATTCCAATTGCCTTTTTGGAGCGAGTTAAGGAAGATTTTAACAAAAGATACAGTGGAGGAAAAGCAGCAACTGCTGTTGCCAAGAGCCTGAACGGAGAGTTTGG gtcCAAATTGAAGGGGCATATGCAGTATTGTGTGGATCATCCTGAAGAGATCAGCAAGCTTGCAAAAGTCAAGGCTCAGGTCTCTGAAGTTAAAGGTGTTATGATGGAAAACATTGAGAAG GTTCTTGATCGTGGTGACAAGATTGAGCTGCTGGTGGATAAAACTGAGAACCTTCGCTCACAG GCACAAGATTTCCGACAACAGGGAACTAAGATGAGAAGAAAGATGTGGCTTCAGAATATGAAGATAAAACTGATTGTTTTGGGTATTATAATTGCCTTGATTCTCATCATAGTCTTATCTATTTGTCATGGCTTCAATTGCTAA
- the LOC118061522 gene encoding protein SULFUR DEFICIENCY-INDUCED 2, with protein sequence MTRQRKESEAPYHHVIHKLPPPGDSPYVRAKHTQLVEKDPEAAIALFWKAINAGDRVDSALKDMAVVMKQQDRAGEAIEAVKAFRDRCSKQAQESLDNVLIDLYKKCGKIEEQIDLLKQKLKMIHQGEAFNRKATKTARSHGRKFQVTVKQETSRILGNLGWAYMQRGNYMAAEAVYHKAQSFDPDANKACNLCLCLIKQTRYDEAKSVIDDILQGKLLGSDEPKSRNRAQELLRELETCQSSSMFSEPSGLSLEAFVEGLDQLMSQWTPYRSRRLPIFEEISPFMDQLAC encoded by the exons ATGACCCGTCAAAGAAAAGAATCAGAAGCTCCATATCATCATGTAATTCATAAACTGCCTCCTCCTGGGGATAGCCCTTATGTTAGAGCCAAGCATACTCAG CTAGTTGAGAAGGATCCTGAAGCAGCAATAGCTTTGTTTTGGAAGGCGATAAATGCCGGGGACAGGGTCGATAGTGCTCTCAAAGACATGGCAGTGGTTATGAAACAGCAAGACAGGGCAGGGGAAGCTATTGAAGCTGTGAAGGCCTTTAGAGACCGCTGCTCGAAGCAAGCCCAAGAATCTCTAGATAACGTCCTCATTGACTTGTACAAG AAATGTGGAAAAATTGAGGAGCAGATAGATCTACTGAAACAGAAACTTAAGATGATTCACCAAGGAGAGGCCTTCAACAGGAAGGCTACCAAGACAGCGCGGTCGCACGGGAGGAAGTTCCAGGTTACTGTCAAACAAGAGACTAGTCGGATACTG GGAAACCTGGGTTGGGCATATATGCAGCGAGGAAACTATATGGCCGCAGAAGCTGTATACCACAAAGCTCAGTCTTTCGATCCTGATGCTAACAAGGCCTGCAACTTGTGCTTGTGCTTAATCAAGCAAACACGATATGATGAGGCAAAATCAGTTATCGATGACATATTGCAGGGTAAGCTTTTAGGATCCGATGAGCCCAAGTCAAGAAACCGCGCCCAGGAGTTGCTACGTGAACTAGAGACATGCCAGTCCTCATCGATGTTTTCAGAACCATCAGGATTAAGTTTAGAAGCTTTTGTTGAGGGCCTTGACCAGTTGATGAGCCAATGGACTCCATATAGATCAAGAAGATTGCCCATATTTGAAGAGATCTCGCCATTCATGGATCAGTTAGCCTGTTGA
- the LOC118061497 gene encoding uncharacterized protein, with product MDAAAPQLVYGGIRPRRRHHYNLPNRIPVRRPSNRVFAVATEPKPTQTGSIESPSPPSSSPNTVNGSSKSPPPKPVNGVATKFSKPKPVNGVSTRMGEVSQEIKRVRAQMEENEELAILMKGLRGQNLRDTQFADDNIKLRLVEVDESSEFLPLVYEPSSISAYWGKRPRAVATRAVQLLSVAGGFLSRLAWDVINKKVKENEVARAIELREIVTSLGPAYVKLGQALSIRPDILSPAAMIELQKLCDKVPSFPDDVAMALINEELGQPWQNIYSELSSSPIAAASLGQVYKGRLKENGDLVAVKVQRPFVLETVTVDLFIIRNLGLALRKFPQISVDVVGLVDEWAARFFEELDYVNEGENGSLFAEMMRKDLPQVVVPNTYEKYTSRKVLTTEWIEGEKLSQSTESDVGELVNVGVICYLKQLLDTGLFHADPHPGNLIRTPDGKLAILDFGLVTKLTDDQKYGMIEAIAHLIHRDYGAIVKDFVKLGFIPEGVNLEPILPVLAKVFDQALEGGGAKNINFQELASDLAQITFDYPFRIPPYFALIIRAIGVLEGIALVGNPDFAIVDEAYPYIAQRLLTDESPRLRNALRYTIYGKSGVFDAERFIDVMQAFENFITAAKSGGGESMNGDMAELGMLQSQTGYSFPGFLSNASQPTQPIQTRAALAFLLSEKGNFFREFLLDEIVKSIDAVAREQLVQIMAVLGVGNAAPIFSMVPAPFKPAAFLPTITEEDKVILNNVQKVAEFLTAGTSISSTSTQDLNVTRIVQELLPVLPGISVTILPEVVSRLSSRIAARIIRDALL from the exons ATGGACGCAGCGGCTCCACAGCTCGTTTATGGCGGAATCCGGCCACGCCGCCGCCACCACTACAACTTACCAAATAGAATTCCGGTTCGAAGACCATCCAACCGGGTGTTTGCTGTTGCCACCGAGCCGAAACCGACACAAACCGGATCTATTGAATCGCCATCGCCACCATCCTCTTCTCCAAACACAGTTAATGGCTCATCCAAGTCCCCTCCGCCTAAACCTGTCAACGGCGTTGCCACTAAATTCTCAAAGCCAAAACCTGTCAACGGTGTCTCTACA AGGATGGGAGAAGTGTCGCAGGAAATAAAAAGAGTGAGGGCacaaatggaagaaaatgaagAGTTGGCAATACTAATGAAAGGACTTCGAGGTCAAAATTTAAGAGATACTCAGTTTGCTGATGACAATATCAAGCTTCGTCTGGTTGAG GTAGATGAAAGCAGTGAGTTTTTGCCTTTGGTGTATGAACCTTCTAGCATCTCTGCTTACTGGGGAAAACGACCACGTGCAGTTGCAACTCGAGCTGTCCAGTTACTTTCTGTTGCTGGGGGTTTTCTCTCTCGTCTTGCTTGGGATGTGATAAACAAGAAAGTCAAGGAG AATGAAGTTGCTAGAGCAATTGAATTGAGGGAAATTGTAACCTCTTTGGGTCCAGCATATGTAAAACTTGGTCAAGCATTGAGTATTCGACCAGATATATTGTCACCTGCTGCAATGATCGAGCTACAAAAACTTTGTGATAAG GTTCCGTCATTTCCAGATGATGTGGCAATGGCTCTTATAAATGAGGAGCTTGGTCAGCCATGGCAGAACATCTATTCTGAACTTTCTTCGTCTCCAATAGCTGCTG CATCTCTTGGGCAGGTGTACAAGGGTCGGCTGAAAGAAAATGGAGACCTGGTGGCTGTTAAAGTACAGAGGCCTTTTGTTCTTGAGACAGTAACGGTCGATCTATTCATCATAAGGAATTTGGGTTTGGCTCTCCGAAAGTTCCCTCAG ATCTCTGTAGATGTAGTTGGGTTGGTTGATGAATGGGCTGCTCGTTTCTTTGAGGAGCTAGACTATGTTAATGAAGGTGAAAATGGATCTCTGTTTGCTGAAATGATGAGAAAGGACCTTCCACAG GTTGTTGTGCCAAATACCTACGAGAAGTATACTTCAAGAAAAGTTCTTACCACAGAGTGGATCGAGGGAGAAAAGCTCTCACAAAGTACTGAAAGTGATGTTGGAGAACTTGTTAATGTTGGAGTCATATGCTACCTGAAGCAG CTACTTGATACTGGCCTTTTCCATGCTGACCCTCATCCTGGGAATTTGATCCGCACTCCAGATGGGAAGCTTGCCATACTTGATTTTG GGCTAGTCACAAAATTAACTGACGATCAAAAATATGGAATGATCGAAGCAATTGCTCACCTTATCCATCGGGACTATGGAGCAATTGTCAAAGATTTTGTCAAACTTGGTTTCATTCCCGAGGGGGTTAATTTGGAACCTATCTTGCCAGTCCTGGCTAAGGTCTTTGATCAAGCACTTGAAGGTGGAGGagcaaaaaacataaactttcaGGAGCTAGCATCTGATCTGGCACAAATAACATTTGACTATCCATTTAGGATACCCCCTTATTTTGCTCTCATCATTAGGGCAATAGGTGTACTGGAAGGCATAGCACTAGTTGGGAATCCTGATTTTGCTATTGTAGACGAGGCCTATCCATATATTGCACAG AGGCTCCTCACTGATGAGTCCCCTCGTCTAAGGAATGCTTTACGCTACACAATTTATGGGAAATCTGGTGTTTTTGATGCTGAAAGATTCATTGATGTCATGCAAGCCTTTGAAAATTTCATCACTGCAGCAAAAAGTGGAGGTGGAGAGAGTATGAATGGGGATATGGCTGAACTTGGAATGCTGCAAAGCCAAACGGGTTATAGCTTTCCTGGATTTCTCTCAAATGCTTCTCAACCAACACAACCAATACAAACTAGGGCAGCCTTAGCATTCCTTCTTTCTGAGAAGGGGAACTTTTTCCGAGAATTTCTACTGGACGAG ATTGTAAAGAGCATTGATGCTGTTGCAAGGGAACAACTGGTACAAATTATGGCAGTCCTTGGGGTGGGAAATGCTGCCCCAATTTTTAGCATGGTTCCTGCACCCTTTAAGCCCGCGGCATTTCTGCCAACGATAACTGAGGAGGACAAAGTTATCTTGAATAATGTTCAGAAAGTTGCTGAATTCTTAACTGCAGGAACTTCAATATCGAGTACATCAACCCAG GATCTAAATGTTACTCGGATTGTACAAGAACTTCTTCCAGTTTTGCCAGGTATCTCAGTCACAATACTTCCTGAGGTGGTTAGTCGGCTTTCTTCTCGTATAGCAGCACGCATAATTCGAGATGCACTTTTGTAG
- the LOC118061504 gene encoding two-component response regulator ORR41 isoform X2 produces MITWSIMNLKDIFIAIQNFDGKRQVFDKAIGEKIQALKKDRGEATELRLSLHQESGDTRSKKIDVVNQWLNQKALISGDPDYYDLSVLIVDDDRAVRDSIRRAMMSYGAQKQLIIDVQEAKNGREAVYLHLAGASFDIILMDSQMPVMKGHEAVKKLRQMGVKSRIIGVSYQFEKPAFRGSSINKWIKKPLNLEKIAAIFC; encoded by the exons ATGATAACTTGGAGCATAATGAACCTAAAGGATATATTTATTGCCATACAAA ACTTTGATGGAAAGAGGCAAGTTTTCGATAAGGCAATTGGGGAAAAGATCCAAGCACTGAAAAAAGATCGAGGTGAAGCCACGGAACTGAGGTTGAGTCTTCATCAAGAATCTGGTGATACAAGGAGCAAGAAGATTGATGTTGTGAATCAATGGCTGAATCAGAAGGCACTGATCAGTGGCGACCCAGATTA CTATGATTTATCTGTGCTTATTGTTGATGATGATCGTGCTGTTCGAGACAGCATTCGGAGAGCGATGATGTCATATGGGGCACAGAAGCAGCTTATAATAGATGTTCAAGAGGCCAAGAATGGAAGAGAAGCTGTTTATCTTCATCTTGCCGGAGCTTCTTTTGATATTATTCTTATGGACAGTCAAATGCCCGTCATGAAGGGACATGAG GCAGTAAAGAAGTTGCGTCAGATGGGTGTTAAGAGCCGGATCATCGGTGTCAGTTATCAATTTGAGAAACCAGCTTTCAGGGGCTCAAGCATAAACAAGTGGATTAAAAAGCCATTGAATCTTGAAAAGATCGCTGCTATCTTTTGTTAA
- the LOC118061504 gene encoding uncharacterized protein isoform X3 gives MAEQDNTQIDGEIQNLVNKLDKCIADFDGKRQVFDKAIGEKIQALKKDRGEATELRLSLHQESGDTRSKKIDVVNQWLNQKALISGDPDYYDLSVLIVDDDRAVRDSIRRAMMSYGAQKQLIIDVQEAKNGREAVYLHLAGASFDIILMDSQMPVMKGHENIIEGCKFVLSLTQEPLT, from the exons ATGGCTGAACAAGATAACACTCAAATTGATGGAGAGATTCAGAATCTTGTTAACAAACTGGATAAGTGCATTGCAGACTTTGATGGAAAGAGGCAAGTTTTCGATAAGGCAATTGGGGAAAAGATCCAAGCACTGAAAAAAGATCGAGGTGAAGCCACGGAACTGAGGTTGAGTCTTCATCAAGAATCTGGTGATACAAGGAGCAAGAAGATTGATGTTGTGAATCAATGGCTGAATCAGAAGGCACTGATCAGTGGCGACCCAGATTA CTATGATTTATCTGTGCTTATTGTTGATGATGATCGTGCTGTTCGAGACAGCATTCGGAGAGCGATGATGTCATATGGGGCACAGAAGCAGCTTATAATAGATGTTCAAGAGGCCAAGAATGGAAGAGAAGCTGTTTATCTTCATCTTGCCGGAGCTTCTTTTGATATTATTCTTATGGACAGTCAAATGCCCGTCATGAAGGGACATGAG AATATAATTGAAGGTTGCAAATTTGTATTAAGTCTCACACAAGAACCACTAACTTGA
- the LOC118061504 gene encoding two-component response regulator ORR41 isoform X1 has product MAEQDNTQIDGEIQNLVNKLDKCIADFDGKRQVFDKAIGEKIQALKKDRGEATELRLSLHQESGDTRSKKIDVVNQWLNQKALISGDPDYYDLSVLIVDDDRAVRDSIRRAMMSYGAQKQLIIDVQEAKNGREAVYLHLAGASFDIILMDSQMPVMKGHEAVKKLRQMGVKSRIIGVSYQFEKPAFRGSSINKWIKKPLNLEKIAAIFC; this is encoded by the exons ATGGCTGAACAAGATAACACTCAAATTGATGGAGAGATTCAGAATCTTGTTAACAAACTGGATAAGTGCATTGCAGACTTTGATGGAAAGAGGCAAGTTTTCGATAAGGCAATTGGGGAAAAGATCCAAGCACTGAAAAAAGATCGAGGTGAAGCCACGGAACTGAGGTTGAGTCTTCATCAAGAATCTGGTGATACAAGGAGCAAGAAGATTGATGTTGTGAATCAATGGCTGAATCAGAAGGCACTGATCAGTGGCGACCCAGATTA CTATGATTTATCTGTGCTTATTGTTGATGATGATCGTGCTGTTCGAGACAGCATTCGGAGAGCGATGATGTCATATGGGGCACAGAAGCAGCTTATAATAGATGTTCAAGAGGCCAAGAATGGAAGAGAAGCTGTTTATCTTCATCTTGCCGGAGCTTCTTTTGATATTATTCTTATGGACAGTCAAATGCCCGTCATGAAGGGACATGAG GCAGTAAAGAAGTTGCGTCAGATGGGTGTTAAGAGCCGGATCATCGGTGTCAGTTATCAATTTGAGAAACCAGCTTTCAGGGGCTCAAGCATAAACAAGTGGATTAAAAAGCCATTGAATCTTGAAAAGATCGCTGCTATCTTTTGTTAA